A genomic segment from Alphaproteobacteria bacterium encodes:
- the ettA gene encoding energy-dependent translational throttle protein EttA, with amino-acid sequence MSYQYIYVMKDMSKSYPGGKQVLKNIWLSFFPGAKIGVIGSNGAGKSTLLKIMAGVDKEFSGEAWAAQGVKIGYLEQEPHLDESKDVIGNIMEGLKEKVALVTRYNEIMMDYSDEVADEAAELQDKIDAANAWDIEREAEIAMDALRCPPKDADVSKLSGGERRRVALCRLLLEKPDMLLLDEPTNHLDAESVAWLQQFLGQYSGTVVMITHDRYFLDNVTGWILELDRGEGHPYEGNYTSWLEQKQKRLQQEEKEESARQKQLAHELDWVRQSPKARQAKSKARLASYDKLLQQANEKRSGVAQIIIPAGERLGDVVLEADHLNKGYGDRLLIDDLNFRLPPGGIVGVVGPNGAGKTTLFKMLTGKETPDSGELKQGSTVKLGYIDQSRDSLDDSKSVWEEISDGFDELQLGKTTMKSRAYCSAFNFKGSDQQKKVGQISGGERNRVHLAKMLKTGVNVLLLDEPTNDLDVDTLRALEDALLEFPGCAVVISHDRWFLDRIATHILAFEGDSHVEWFEGNYADYEADRKRRLGSDADTPTKLKFKPLARAS; translated from the coding sequence ATGTCGTACCAATATATTTATGTCATGAAAGATATGAGCAAAAGCTATCCGGGAGGAAAGCAGGTGCTAAAAAATATCTGGTTGTCCTTTTTTCCGGGCGCTAAAATTGGTGTTATCGGCTCTAATGGTGCCGGTAAATCCACCTTGCTCAAAATCATGGCTGGCGTAGATAAAGAATTTAGCGGCGAAGCATGGGCAGCGCAAGGAGTTAAAATTGGCTATCTCGAACAAGAGCCCCATCTTGATGAAAGTAAAGATGTGATTGGTAACATCATGGAGGGCTTGAAAGAGAAAGTAGCTCTCGTTACCCGCTACAATGAAATTATGATGGATTATTCCGATGAAGTGGCGGATGAAGCCGCTGAGTTGCAGGATAAAATTGATGCTGCCAATGCATGGGACATCGAACGCGAGGCAGAAATTGCTATGGACGCGCTACGCTGCCCGCCAAAAGATGCCGATGTAAGCAAGCTTTCCGGTGGTGAGCGCCGTCGCGTGGCATTATGCCGCTTGCTGCTTGAAAAACCCGATATGCTGCTGCTTGATGAGCCAACTAACCATTTGGATGCCGAATCAGTCGCATGGCTGCAACAATTCCTTGGCCAATATAGCGGCACCGTAGTGATGATTACCCATGACCGCTATTTTCTCGATAATGTTACCGGTTGGATTTTGGAGTTGGATCGCGGCGAAGGCCATCCCTATGAAGGCAACTACACCTCTTGGCTGGAACAAAAGCAAAAACGTCTGCAACAAGAAGAAAAAGAAGAATCTGCCCGCCAAAAGCAATTGGCACACGAGTTGGATTGGGTGCGTCAATCGCCTAAAGCACGTCAGGCAAAAAGCAAAGCGCGCCTTGCGTCTTATGATAAGCTTCTGCAACAGGCCAACGAAAAGCGCTCCGGCGTGGCACAAATCATTATTCCTGCTGGAGAACGGCTGGGCGATGTGGTGCTTGAGGCCGATCATTTAAATAAAGGCTACGGTGACCGCCTATTAATAGATGATCTTAATTTCCGTCTACCTCCGGGAGGTATTGTAGGGGTGGTAGGGCCAAACGGCGCAGGAAAAACCACCTTGTTCAAAATGCTCACCGGCAAGGAAACCCCAGATAGCGGCGAATTAAAGCAAGGCAGTACAGTAAAACTCGGCTATATCGACCAATCCCGCGATTCACTCGATGACAGCAAGAGCGTATGGGAAGAAATATCCGATGGGTTCGATGAATTACAGTTGGGCAAAACCACCATGAAAAGCCGCGCCTATTGCTCGGCTTTCAATTTTAAAGGCAGCGACCAGCAAAAGAAAGTCGGACAGATTTCGGGCGGAGAGCGCAACCGTGTGCATTTAGCCAAAATGCTCAAAACCGGTGTTAATGTGCTGTTGCTCGATGAGCCTACTAACGACTTGGATGTGGATACGTTGCGCGCATTAGAGGATGCTTTGCTGGAGTTTCCAGGATGCGCGGTAGTTATCAGCCACGATCGCTGGTTCCTCGATCGCATTGCCACGCATATTCTGGC